A section of the Hevea brasiliensis isolate MT/VB/25A 57/8 chromosome 17, ASM3005281v1, whole genome shotgun sequence genome encodes:
- the LOC110662712 gene encoding LOW QUALITY PROTEIN: zinc finger CCCH domain-containing protein 55 (The sequence of the model RefSeq protein was modified relative to this genomic sequence to represent the inferred CDS: inserted 1 base in 1 codon) — protein sequence MDTYEATSILLSKINNIDPENASKIMGYILLQDLTDKDLLSLAFASQTLLQNVIVKAKTHLGLPTNALSTLSAPSSPLHLNPISRPSNNHNPFSQYSAKANSFIDFAKNPSPHAWHASSLTNQCAAASISPKSSPFLSYDSIRAGFDLVGNGSXDTSSNSTNLLNENQSDEYFSFLDDFSPQNEEFVDPRFQLCGLTMNNVDNHLRRRRFSESDVCFGIEDGVFGIGHRPCMYFAKGFCKNGDNCKFVHASFDGDNISEFSDGGAIGSSLGETNGLYLQQYEEMMRIKAAQQHQSLSYSKYMNFLLQQQSDPHRMEAASVMMGDEFHKFGQFCSERNDLLAMAMEEKANSASRQIYLTFPADSTFKDEDVSNYFSAFGTVQDVRIPYQQKRMFGFVTFVHPETVKLILSRGNPHFICYSRVLVKPYKEKGKIANKRQQLMDRGDFSPCSSPSGLDSRELCDLHLGARMLYNTQEMKLRRKLEQQAQLQQAIELQERRLINLQLPGVRGDYIHHQQRSLSAGALITLPPHASVNNLTSDVKNQDVLDGGLINDKGDSSATDIGCTIVVAEQHLQDEVSTACVQKKDTANGEERLNPEGCDTNECCGTVIEHGLPDSPFASTAKSLGNQDEFSPPLTEVKESIEFTGTSSSEITASVPTTSTSDVASH from the exons ATGGACACCTATGAAGCAACAAGCATACTGTTGTCAAAGATCAACAATATAGACCCAGAAAACGCTTCCAAAATCATGGGTTACATTCTCTTACAAGACCTTACTGACAAAGATTTGTTATCTTTAGCTTTTGCCTCGCAAACCCTTTTGCAAAATGTTATTGTCAAAGCCAAAACTCACTTGGGACTTCCGACGAACGCCTTATCCACACTGTCAGCGCCATCATCTCCTTTGCATCTCAATCCTATATCAAGGCCTAGCAACAACCATAACCCATTTTCACAATATTCTGCTAAAGCTAATTCTTTTATTGATTTTGCAAAAAACCCATCTCCACATGCATGGCATGCTTCAAGCTTGACAAACCAGTGTGCCGCCGCCTCTATTAGCCCAAAGTCAAGCCCCTTTTTGTCTTACGATAGTATACGTGCTGGTTTTGATTTGGTGGGTAATGGGA GGGACACTAGTAGTAACAGTACCAATTTACTTAATGAGAATCAATCAGATGAATATTTTTCGTTCCTTGATGATTTCTCTCCGCAAAATGAGGAATTTGTGGACCCAAGGTTTCAGTTGTGTGGTTTAACTATGAATAATGTGGATAACCATTTGCGTAGGAGGAGATTCTCAGAGAGTGATGTGTGCTTTGGTATTGAAGATGGCGTTTTTGGAATTGGCCATAGACCATGTATGTATTTTGCTAAAGGGTTCTGTAAGAATGGGGATAATTGCAAGTTTGTTCATGCtagctttgatggtgataatATTTCTGAGTTTAGTGATGGCGGAGCCATTGGGAGTTCACTTGGGGAAACGAATGGCCTTTATTTGCAACAATATGAagaaatgatgagaatcaaggctGCACAACAACACCAAAGTTTGTCTTACAGCAAGTACATGAATTTCCTGTTGCAGCAACAGAGTGATCCCCATAG AATGGAGGCAGCATCAGTGATGATGGGTGATGAATTTCACAAGTTTGGACAGTTCTGTTCTGAAAGGAATGACCTTTTGGCCATGGCAATGGAGGAAAAGGCAAACTCGGCTTCTAGGCAGATCTACTTGACATTCCCAGCTGACAGCACTTTCAAAGATGAAGATGTATCAAATTATTTTAG TGCATTTGGAACAGTTCAAGATGTCAGGATTCCATATCAGCAGAAGCGAATGTTTGGATTTGTTACATTTGTCCATCCAGAGACGGTGAAGCTTATATTGTCTAGGGGGAACCCTCATTTTATTTGTTATTCACGTGTGCTTGTTAAGCCAtataaggaaaaaggaaaaattgcAAACAA GAGGCAACAGCTAATGGATAGGGGGGATTTTTCACCCTGTTCTAGCCCTTCTGGGCTTGACTCTAGAGAGCTATGTGATCTTCACCTTG GAGCGAGAATGCTCTACAATACACAGGAGATGAAGCTGAGAAGAAAGCTGGAGCAGCAGGCTCAGCTTCAACAAGCAATTGAACTCCAAGAGAGACGGTTGATTAATCTGCAACTTCCAGGCGTGAGGGGGGATTATATTCACCATCAACAGAGAAGCCTGTCTGCTGGTGCACTAATTACTCTACCCCCTCATGCGTCTGTTAATAATCTTACTTCCGATGTCAAAAATCAGGACGTCTTAGATGGTGGGCTAATCAATG ACAAGGGTGATAGCTCAGCCACTGACATTGGCTGTACTATTGTTGTTGCTGAACAGCACCTTCAGGATGAAGTAAGTACAGCATGCGTTCAGAAGAAAGATACTGCCAATGGTGAGGAGAGACTCAATCCTGAAGGATGTGATACCAATGAATG TTGTGGGACTGTTATAGAGCATGGTCTTCCTGATAGCCCCTTTGCTTCAACTGCAAAATCATTGGGGAATCAAGATGAATTCTCCCCTCCTTTGACAGAAGTTAAAGAAAGCATCGAGTTCACTGGCACTTCATCTTCCGAAATTACTGCATCAGTGCCCACAACTTCTACTAGTGATGTGGCTTCTCATTGA
- the LOC131175472 gene encoding uncharacterized protein LOC131175472, which yields MPGNQQHQYHTDFVPAWEKRFGLDMGGMKWKNFFYPKQDASKFTKIMEWYDSAGKESFQQAKKRFWAKNRLPCKLFPLPSPDMYIDQINWNAKLDPQLFLDLEEARRQVQDHKEGNDCISLADIKPTGWDVDCEEWHKPLVLTGMIVGD from the coding sequence ATGCCAGGAAACCAACAGCATCAATATCACACAGATTTTGTTCCGGCATGGGAGAAACGATTCGGCTTGGATATGGGAGGAATGAAGTGGAAAAATTTCTTTTACCCAAAGCAAGACGcatcaaaatttacaaaaatcatgGAATGGTACGATTCCGCAGGTAAGGAGTCCTTTCAACAGGCCAAGAAACGGTTCTGGGCAAAGAACCGCCTTCCATGCAAATTATTTCCTCTACCAAGTCCTGATATGTACATTGATCAAATCAACTGGAATGCTAAACTCGACCCTCAGCTTTTCTTGGACTTGGAGGAAGCTCGCAGACAAGTGCAGGACCATAAAGAAGGGAATGATTGCATTTCGCTGGCAGATATAAAGCCAACAGGATGGGATGTAGATTGTGAAGAATGGCACAAACCCCTGGTATTGACTGGTATGATTGTGGGAGACTAA
- the LOC131168796 gene encoding LOW QUALITY PROTEIN: uncharacterized protein LOC131168796 (The sequence of the model RefSeq protein was modified relative to this genomic sequence to represent the inferred CDS: inserted 3 bases in 2 codons), which translates to MDVSPYQETLSDTQFSRETSVASEESFSLDNQCPSTDSQPSALNDAIDEDLVVATQQMDINEEYVQFREPEKEGSGYCSDKGIGAENPPEDSISWAETESFKSANEEIDFISDIVVASAENGANSSTNIERQGSDVRIQFGSPASSEDIGSSGFTFAAASAAQPSSKRQHRKKNSVNVGRDSYNCSPNAKVSYPSLSSEFTPFSGASLPLSPTLGKKVSISTPFHMIGDNSEGLGQQEVKQEFDLISAASVAAQEACEMWRLRGNQGYTCGDLSKAEDCYTQGINCVSKSETSRSCLRALMLCYSNRAATRMSLGRMXDALRDCKMAAEIDPNFLRVQVRAANCYLALGEVENASECFKKCLQSGSDICVDRKIAVAASEGLQNWQKVSECLQRSAELLRRKTSCDAGSALELILEASTISPFSEKFLEMKATSLFLLRNYDEVIQLCEQTFDSAEQNSPLIDADCQSADLDSSELLKNFSFSFWRSHLMFKSYFYLGKLEEAIGSLEKQGELIAKCGLSRNYSKMMESLIPLGATVRKLLRHKAAGNEAFQAGKHSEAIEHYTAALSCNVESRPFAAICFCNRAAAYKALGQIIDAIADCSLAIALDGNYLKAISRRSTLYEMIRDYGQAASDLHRLVALLTKQVEEKTKQFGSSDRIGNLANDLRQAXMRLSTIEEESSKEIPLDMYLILGVEPSASALEIKKAYRKAALRHHPDKAGQSLARSENGDDGLWKEIGEEIHKHADRLFKMIGEAYAVLSDPTKRSQYDLEEERMNAGKKHNGRSTYSTYTDVQNYQFERSGTRRQWREVWRSYGR; encoded by the exons ATGGATGTTTCACCATATCAGGAAACATTGTCTGATACTCAATTTTCAAGGGAAACTTCTGTGGCATCAGAGGAGTCCTTCAGTCTTGACAACCAGTGTCCATCAACTGATTCACAACCGTCTGCTTTAAATGATGCCATAGATGAAGATTTGGTTGTTGCAACACAACAAATGGATATAAATGAAGAGTATGTGCAATTCAGAGAACCGGAGAAGGAAGGCTCTGGTTACTGTTCTGATAAAGGTATTGGTGCTGAAAATCCTCCAGAAGATTCCATATCATGGGCTGAAACAGAAAGCTTTAAATCTGCAAATGAGGAAATAGACTTTATCAGTGATATTGTGGTTGCTTCAGCAGAAAATGGAGCCAATTCTAGTACAAATATTGAGAGACAAGGTAGTGATGTCAGGATTCAATTTGGTTCTCCTGCAAGTTCTGAGGATATAGGTAGTTCTGGTTTCACCTTTGCTGCTGCTTCTGCTGCTCAACCATCATCAAAACGTCAGCATAGAAAGAAGAATAGTGTTAACGTTGGTCGCGATTCCTATAATTGCAGCCCAAATGCAAAAGTTTCATATCCATCATTATCTTCAGAGTTTACTCCATTCTCTGGTGCTTCATTGCCTTTGTCCCCTACTCTGGGCAAGAAAGTAAGTATATCCACTCCGTTCCACATGATTGGAGATAACTCTGAGGGGCTTGGACAACAGGAGGTGAAGCAGGAATTTGATTTGATTTCTGCTGCATCTGTTGCAGCTCAGGAAGCATGTGAAATGTGGCGATTAAG AGGAAACCAAGGATATACATGTGGAGATTTGTCTAAAGCAGAGGATTGTTACACACAAGGGATAAATTGTGTTTCTAAAAGTGAGACATCTAGAAGCTGTCTCAGGGCATTGATGTTGTGCTATAGCAACCGTGCAGCAACACGAATGTCTCTTGGAAGAA AGGATGCACTTAGAGATTGTAAAATGGCTGCTGAAATTGATCCCAATTTTCTAAGGGTGCAAGTTAGAGCTGCAAA TTGTTACCTGGCCCTGGGGGAAGTTGAAAATGCATCAGAGTGTTTCAAGAAGTGCTTGCAGTCAGGAAGTGACATCTGTGTGGACCGAAAAATTGCAGTTGCAGCCTCTGAGGGACTACAAA ACTGGCAGAAAGTGTCTGAGTGCTTGCAACGTTCTGCTGAACTTTTGCGAAGGAAAACTTCCTGCGATGCAGGGAGTGCTTTGGAACTAATTTTAGAGGCTTCAACTATAAGTCCATTCTCAGAAAAATTTCTTGAAATGAAAGCAACATCCCTTTTCCTG CTGCGCAATTATGATGAAGTAATTCAGCTATGTGAGCAGACTTTTGATTCTGCTGAACAGAATTCTCCCCTAATAGATGCTGATTGCCAATCAGCTGATCTGGATAGTAGTGAACTTCTGAAGAACTTCTCCTTTTCTTTCTGGCGAAGCCACCTGATGTTCAAATCCTACTTCTATCTTGGAAAGCTGGAAGAGGCTATTGGTTCACTAGAAAAGCAAGGGGAACTGATTGCAAAATG TGGTTTGTCCAGGAATTATAGCAAGATGATGGAATCATTAATACCCTTAGGTGCCACTGTACGAAAACTCTTACGCCATAAG GCTGCAGGAAATGAAGCATTTCAAGCAGGAAAGCATTCAGAAGCCATTGAGCATTACACTGCTGCCCTGTCATGCAATGTAGAGTCACGTCCTTTTGCAGCTATTTGTTTCTGCAATCGAGCTGCTGCTTACAAGGCATTGGGCCAAATTATTGATGCCATTGCGGACTGCAGCTTAGCAATAGCTCTTGATGGAAATTATCTGAAG GCAATTTCTAGAAGATCAACTTTATATGAGATGATTAGGGATTATGGACAAGCAGCTAGTGATCTTCATAGACTTGTAGCTCTTCTCACTAAGCAAGTAGAGGAGAAGACCAAGCAGTTTGGATCATCTGATAGAATAGGAAACTTGGCAAATGATCTAAGACAAGC CATGCGTCTTTCCACAATTGAAGAAGAATCCAGCAAGGAGATTCCTCTGGATATGTACCTCATTTT GGGAGTTGAACCTTCTGCTTCAGCGTTGGAAATTAAGAAGGCATACCGGAAAGCTGCACTTAGGCACCATCCTGACAAG GCTGGTCAGTCCTTGGCAAGAAGTGAGAATGGAGATGATGGGCTTTGGAAGGAGATAGGAGAAGAAATCCACAAGCATGCGGACAGACTTTTTAAAATGATTGGGGAGGCATATGCAGTACTTTCGGATCCTACTAAg CGTTCACAGTATGATCTTGAAGAAGAGCGGATGAATGCCGGAAAGAAACATAATGGAAGAAGCACATATAGTACATACACAGATGTACAGAACTATCAGTTTGAAAGAAGTGGCACTAGGAGACAATGGCGAGAGGTTTGGAGATCATATGGCAGGTAG
- the LOC131175341 gene encoding uncharacterized protein LOC131175341 — protein MEFNFKGGVQGKEASAIQVPIDQPKVDAQPGGVAGPSSAFSSSGLAGGYAFGLPPTGREEKRDGCIFTSKQDGVGSPFVESKTPNLKGNLFSGLNQKVEISAKFKDSKGKKKEES, from the coding sequence ATGGAATTTAATTTCAAGGGAGGGGTGCAGGGTAAGGAAGCAAGTGCTATTCAAGTTCCGATTGACCAACCAAAAGTTGATGCACAACCAGGTGGAGTTGCAGGACCTTCATCTGCATTCTCATCTAGTGGCTTGGCTGGTGGGTATGCTTTTGGATTGCCACCAACAGGTAGAGAGGAGAAAAGAGATGGATGTATTTTTACAAGCAAGCAAGATGGTGTTGGATCACCCTTTGTTGAATCTAAAACTCCAAATCTGAAAGGAAATCTATTCTCTGGCTTAAATCAGAAAGTGGAAATCAGCGCGAAGTTTAAAGACTCAAAAGGAAAGAAGAAAGAGGAAAGTTGA